A section of the Drosophila subobscura isolate 14011-0131.10 chromosome A, UCBerk_Dsub_1.0, whole genome shotgun sequence genome encodes:
- the LOC117889603 gene encoding uncharacterized protein LOC117889603 isoform X2 codes for MSTPLPAFMKKSRDVDKTSSPGSQVHTHTNANAACNIAAATATATATAAAVAAADKKNNNNNCSNRNKDKSNLQTNGGGGGGKNWKGIVHSNPNPNGNGGNGSGTTALPTKVFHNTRCTRHHKPHHSHTNGGGAAAVAGAATNGLDLAREREREREREREREREREREREREREREREHHLHMHNHAHGLRRKSESVLSTDSDIRFTRRKLGDGQKCGCAVIAGFLIALLVAGAFVYVGYTYFRPEPLPDRVFRGRFMVLNDKWSMDLANQNSLRFQHKARDYRERINLTLRRSDLREAYEGSEILALDGSEDNNNIIVHFNMIFDPYAGLVSSGELLALFHEEMSDQQRRHFANMTVDVTSLSIKETTGLIEEPIMSSSPLGGHDETTEPVVTTTPAPPRRCVPLQLNYCRQLGYNVTTYPNLLGHASYEQVADDLIVFRELVDGECYREAYDFVCRLLQPPCDVHGTSVQPTPGHICREYCESFMAGCGSRLPPRFRQYFDCERFPESTGTQSCQQKPHCVSDMQSNVQSPRLCDGYADCPDLSDERSCAFCSPNALYCGRGRACVPRKARCDGKADCPDGADEKDCLSIAPLAADLLQPEPLVPYLSRFHAAGYAVFSEKGVVGKLCAEGLEGDAKLVVRQTVSESLCKSLGYESVEIFDVQNDTEQLTDYVRVLDPHAPEISFIRTHCPRRQVLYVGCGELRCGVQSALFNAKQHLSLPKMSAPGDWPWLVALFREDIHVCDGTLISQDWVLTTEGCFQGQPRATWMAIVGAVRLSAKAPWTQRRRIIGMIKSPVEGSTAALVRLETPVSLSDHVRPICLPDALQRRQLLTAPAVQRRAYVPVAERLEGQQPTQVQVQRSPLAQETQQFFLIPSQEQMEGSGSTEEAPEEEEEQQLDRRHYSQQAEAAASYMPRAEALHQELDSYPLPEHAPQVNYYGGSSSSSSGSSSSSTARSATKPVGAQPAQSAAQEQVWTNCNTLGWSRQRDHLQRVQLKIGDMAPCENVSIATVNSMCMEATYQKYDCTQEEYSGAPVQCLIPGTNQWALIGVSSWRIACGPTGVERPRMYDKIASNAAWIRETVNAV; via the exons ATGTCTACTCCATTACCAGCTTTT ATGAAAAAGTCCCGCGATGTGGACAAAACGTCATCACCGGGGTCACAGGTACATACACATACCAATGCGAATGCTGCTTGCAATATAGCGGCAGCGACCGCGACCgcgacggcaacggcggctgccgtagcagcagcagataaaaagaacaacaacaacaattgcagcaaTCGCAACAAAGACAAATCCAATTTGCAGAcaaatggaggaggaggaggaggaaaaaatTGGAAG GGCATCGTCCACAGCAATCCAAATCCCAATGGCAATGGAGGAAATGGCAGTGGCACCACAGCCCTGCCCACGAAGGTCTTTCACAATACACGCTGTACGCGGCACCACAAGCCACATCACAGCCACACcaatggaggaggagcagcagcggtcGCTGGTGCCGCCACGAATGGCCTGGACCTGGCACGGGAACGCGAACGCgaacgggaacgggagcgcgagagggagagggagagagagcgcgaaagGGAACGTGAACGTGAACGCGAGCGGGAACACCATCTGCACATGCACAACCACGCCCATGGCCTGCGGCGCAAGTCCGAATCAGTTCTATCCACAGACTCTGACATCAGATTCACGCGACGCAAGCTGGGCGATGGCCAGAAGTGTGGCTGCGCTGTGATTGCCGGCTTCCTGATAGCGCTGCTCGTCGCTGGCGCGTTCGTCTATGTGGGAT ACACTTACTTCCGACCGGAACCATTGCCGGATCGCGTATTTCGTGGCCGCTTCATGGTGCTCAACGACAAGTGGAGCATGGACTTGGCCAATCAGAACTCGCTGCGTTTCCAGCACAAGGCCAGGGACTACAGGGAGCGCATCAATCTCACGCTCAGGCGCTCCGATTTGCGCGAGGCATACGAAGGCAGCGAGATCCTAGCGCTCGATGG cagcgaggataACAACAACATAATTGTGCACTTTAATATGATCTTTGATCCGTATGCGGGTCTGGTGAGCAGCGGCGAGCTGCTGGCGCTCTTCCATGAGGAAATGAGCGACCAGCAGCGTCGGCACTTTGCCAACATGACCGTGGATGTGACCAGCTTGAGCATCAAGGAGACCACCGGCCTCATTGAGGAGCCCATCATGTCCAGCTCGCCGCTGGGCGGGCACGATGAGACCACGGAGCCCGTGGTGACCACCACGCCAGCGCCACCGCGTCGCTgtgtgccgctgcagctgaacTACTGCCGCCAGTTGGGCTACAATGTGACAACATATCCGAATTTGCTGGGCCACGCCAGCTACGAGCAGGTGGCCGACGATTTGATTGTCTTCCGGGAGCTGGTCGACGGGGAATGCTACCGCGAGGCGTACGACTTTGTgtgccgcctgctgcagccgccgTGCGATGTGCACGGGACGAGTGTGCAGCCCACGCCGGGGCACATATGCCGCGAGTACTGCGAGTCGTTCATGGCCGGCTGCGGCAGTCGCTTGCCGCCACGCTTTCGCCAGTACTTTGACTGCGAACGCTTTCCCGAGTCCACGGGCACGCAGTCGTGCCAGCAGAAGCCCCACTGTGTCAGCGATATGCAGAGCAATGTGCAGAGTCCGCGCCTCTGCGATGGCTATGCGGACTGTCCGGATCTGTCCGATGAGCGCAGCTGCGCCTTCTGCTCCCCCAATGCGCTGTACTGCGGCAGGGGCCGGGCATGTGTGCCGCGCAAGGCGCGCTGCGATGGCAAGGCGGATTGTCCCGACGGTGCAGACGAGAAGGACTGCC TTTCCATTGCACCATTGGCCGCGGATTTGCTGCAGCCGGAGCCCCTGGTGCCGTATCTGTCCCGCTTCCATGCCGCCGGCTATGCCGTCTTCTCGGAGAAGGGCGTCGTGGGCAAGCTGTGCGCCGAGGGACTCGAGGGCGACGCCAAGCTGGTGGTGCGCCAAACAGTCTCCGAATCGCTATGCAAATCGCTGGGCTATGA GTCTGTGGAAATCTTTGACGTGCAGAACGACACCGAACAGCTGACGGATTATGTGCGAGTCCTGGACCCGCATGCGCCCGAGATTAGCTTCATTCGCACGCACTGTCCGCGGCGCCAAGTGCTTTATGTGGGCTGCGGCGAGCTGCGCTGCGGCGTCCAGTCGGCGCTCTTCAATGCCAAGCAGCATTTGTCGCTGCCCAAGATGTCGGCGCCGGGGGACTGGCCCTGGCTGGTGGCCCTCTTTCGTGAGGATATTCACGTGTGCGACGGCACACTCATCTCGCAGGACTGGGTGCTCACCACGGAGGGCTGCTTCCAGGGCCAGCCGCGGGCCACCTGGATGGCCATTGTGGGCGCGGTGCGGCTCTCGGCCAAGGCGCCGTGGACGCAGCGTCGTCGCATTATCGGCATGATCAAGAGTCCCGTGGAGGGGTCCACAGCGGCGCTGGTGCGGCTGGAGACGCCCGTCAGCCTCTCGGATCATGTGCGTCCCATTTGCCTGCCCGACGCACTGCAGCGGCGACAGCTGCTGACGGCGCCCGCGGTGCAGCGACGCGCCTATGTGCCAGTGGCCGAGCGGCTGGAGGGGCAACAGCCGACGCAGGTTCAAGTTCAGCGCAGTCCGCTGGCCCAGGAAACGCAGCAGTTCTTCCTGATACCCTCGCAGGAGCAAATGGAGGGCTCGGGCAGCACAGAGGAAGcgcccgaggaggaggaggagcagcagctggacaggCGACATTATTCACAGCAGGCAGAAGCGGCCGCCTCGTACATGCCCCGAGCAGAGGCACTGCACCAGGAACTGGATTCCTACCCGCTGCCCGAGCATGCGCCGCAAGTCAACTATtacggcggcagcagcagcagcagcagcggcagttcctcctcctccacagcACGCTCGGCCACAAAGCCAGTCGGAGCCCAGCCTGCTCAGTCGGCGGCGCAGGAGCAAGTCTGGACAAACTGCAACACGCTGGGCTGGTCCCGGCAGCGGGATCATCTGCAGCGTGTCCAGCTCAAAATCGGCGACATGGCGCCCTGCGAGAATGTGTCCATAGCCACGGTCAACTCCATGTGCATGGAGGCCACCTACCAGAAGTACGACTGCACG CAAGAGGAATACTCTGGCGCGCCTGTGCAATGCCTGATACCAGGCACCAATCAGTGGGCCCTCATTGGCGTCTCCTCCTGGCGCATCGCGTGCGGCCCCACTGGTGTGGAGCGCCCCCGCATGTACGACAAGATCGCCTCGAATGCAGCCTGGATACGTGAAACGGTAAATGCGGTATAG
- the LOC117889603 gene encoding uncharacterized protein LOC117889603 isoform X3, giving the protein MKKSRDVDKTSSPGSQVHTHTNANAACNIAAATATATATAAAVAAADKKNNNNNCSNRNKDKSNLQTNGGGGGGKNWKGIVHSNPNPNGNGGNGSGTTALPTKVFHNTRCTRHHKPHHSHTNGGGAAAVAGAATNGLDLAREREREREREREREREREREREREREREREHHLHMHNHAHGLRRKSESVLSTDSDIRFTRRKLGDGQKCGCAVIAGFLIALLVAGAFVYVGYTYFRPEPLPDRVFRGRFMVLNDKWSMDLANQNSLRFQHKARDYRERINLTLRRSDLREAYEGSEILALDGSEDNNNIIVHFNMIFDPYAGLVSSGELLALFHEEMSDQQRRHFANMTVDVTSLSIKETTGLIEEPIMSSSPLGGHDETTEPVVTTTPAPPRRCVPLQLNYCRQLGYNVTTYPNLLGHASYEQVADDLIVFRELVDGECYREAYDFVCRLLQPPCDVHGTSVQPTPGHICREYCESFMAGCGSRLPPRFRQYFDCERFPESTGTQSCQQKPHCVSDMQSNVQSPRLCDGYADCPDLSDERSCAFCSPNALYCGRGRACVPRKARCDGKADCPDGADEKDCLSIAPLAADLLQPEPLVPYLSRFHAAGYAVFSEKGVVGKLCAEGLEGDAKLVVRQTVSESLCKSLGYESVEIFDVQNDTEQLTDYVRVLDPHAPEISFIRTHCPRRQVLYVGCGELRCGVQSALFNAKQHLSLPKMSAPGDWPWLVALFREDIHVCDGTLISQDWVLTTEGCFQGQPRATWMAIVGAVRLSAKAPWTQRRRIIGMIKSPVEGSTAALVRLETPVSLSDHVRPICLPDALQRRQLLTAPAVQRRAYVPVAERLEGQQPTQVQVQRSPLAQETQQFFLIPSQEQMEGSGSTEEAPEEEEEQQLDRRHYSQQAEAAASYMPRAEALHQELDSYPLPEHAPQVNYYGGSSSSSSGSSSSSTARSATKPVGAQPAQSAAQEQVWTNCNTLGWSRQRDHLQRVQLKIGDMAPCENVSIATVNSMCMEATYQKYDCTQEEYSGAPVQCLIPGTNQWALIGVSSWRIACGPTGVERPRMYDKIASNAAWIRETVNAV; this is encoded by the exons ATGAAAAAGTCCCGCGATGTGGACAAAACGTCATCACCGGGGTCACAGGTACATACACATACCAATGCGAATGCTGCTTGCAATATAGCGGCAGCGACCGCGACCgcgacggcaacggcggctgccgtagcagcagcagataaaaagaacaacaacaacaattgcagcaaTCGCAACAAAGACAAATCCAATTTGCAGAcaaatggaggaggaggaggaggaaaaaatTGGAAG GGCATCGTCCACAGCAATCCAAATCCCAATGGCAATGGAGGAAATGGCAGTGGCACCACAGCCCTGCCCACGAAGGTCTTTCACAATACACGCTGTACGCGGCACCACAAGCCACATCACAGCCACACcaatggaggaggagcagcagcggtcGCTGGTGCCGCCACGAATGGCCTGGACCTGGCACGGGAACGCGAACGCgaacgggaacgggagcgcgagagggagagggagagagagcgcgaaagGGAACGTGAACGTGAACGCGAGCGGGAACACCATCTGCACATGCACAACCACGCCCATGGCCTGCGGCGCAAGTCCGAATCAGTTCTATCCACAGACTCTGACATCAGATTCACGCGACGCAAGCTGGGCGATGGCCAGAAGTGTGGCTGCGCTGTGATTGCCGGCTTCCTGATAGCGCTGCTCGTCGCTGGCGCGTTCGTCTATGTGGGAT ACACTTACTTCCGACCGGAACCATTGCCGGATCGCGTATTTCGTGGCCGCTTCATGGTGCTCAACGACAAGTGGAGCATGGACTTGGCCAATCAGAACTCGCTGCGTTTCCAGCACAAGGCCAGGGACTACAGGGAGCGCATCAATCTCACGCTCAGGCGCTCCGATTTGCGCGAGGCATACGAAGGCAGCGAGATCCTAGCGCTCGATGG cagcgaggataACAACAACATAATTGTGCACTTTAATATGATCTTTGATCCGTATGCGGGTCTGGTGAGCAGCGGCGAGCTGCTGGCGCTCTTCCATGAGGAAATGAGCGACCAGCAGCGTCGGCACTTTGCCAACATGACCGTGGATGTGACCAGCTTGAGCATCAAGGAGACCACCGGCCTCATTGAGGAGCCCATCATGTCCAGCTCGCCGCTGGGCGGGCACGATGAGACCACGGAGCCCGTGGTGACCACCACGCCAGCGCCACCGCGTCGCTgtgtgccgctgcagctgaacTACTGCCGCCAGTTGGGCTACAATGTGACAACATATCCGAATTTGCTGGGCCACGCCAGCTACGAGCAGGTGGCCGACGATTTGATTGTCTTCCGGGAGCTGGTCGACGGGGAATGCTACCGCGAGGCGTACGACTTTGTgtgccgcctgctgcagccgccgTGCGATGTGCACGGGACGAGTGTGCAGCCCACGCCGGGGCACATATGCCGCGAGTACTGCGAGTCGTTCATGGCCGGCTGCGGCAGTCGCTTGCCGCCACGCTTTCGCCAGTACTTTGACTGCGAACGCTTTCCCGAGTCCACGGGCACGCAGTCGTGCCAGCAGAAGCCCCACTGTGTCAGCGATATGCAGAGCAATGTGCAGAGTCCGCGCCTCTGCGATGGCTATGCGGACTGTCCGGATCTGTCCGATGAGCGCAGCTGCGCCTTCTGCTCCCCCAATGCGCTGTACTGCGGCAGGGGCCGGGCATGTGTGCCGCGCAAGGCGCGCTGCGATGGCAAGGCGGATTGTCCCGACGGTGCAGACGAGAAGGACTGCC TTTCCATTGCACCATTGGCCGCGGATTTGCTGCAGCCGGAGCCCCTGGTGCCGTATCTGTCCCGCTTCCATGCCGCCGGCTATGCCGTCTTCTCGGAGAAGGGCGTCGTGGGCAAGCTGTGCGCCGAGGGACTCGAGGGCGACGCCAAGCTGGTGGTGCGCCAAACAGTCTCCGAATCGCTATGCAAATCGCTGGGCTATGA GTCTGTGGAAATCTTTGACGTGCAGAACGACACCGAACAGCTGACGGATTATGTGCGAGTCCTGGACCCGCATGCGCCCGAGATTAGCTTCATTCGCACGCACTGTCCGCGGCGCCAAGTGCTTTATGTGGGCTGCGGCGAGCTGCGCTGCGGCGTCCAGTCGGCGCTCTTCAATGCCAAGCAGCATTTGTCGCTGCCCAAGATGTCGGCGCCGGGGGACTGGCCCTGGCTGGTGGCCCTCTTTCGTGAGGATATTCACGTGTGCGACGGCACACTCATCTCGCAGGACTGGGTGCTCACCACGGAGGGCTGCTTCCAGGGCCAGCCGCGGGCCACCTGGATGGCCATTGTGGGCGCGGTGCGGCTCTCGGCCAAGGCGCCGTGGACGCAGCGTCGTCGCATTATCGGCATGATCAAGAGTCCCGTGGAGGGGTCCACAGCGGCGCTGGTGCGGCTGGAGACGCCCGTCAGCCTCTCGGATCATGTGCGTCCCATTTGCCTGCCCGACGCACTGCAGCGGCGACAGCTGCTGACGGCGCCCGCGGTGCAGCGACGCGCCTATGTGCCAGTGGCCGAGCGGCTGGAGGGGCAACAGCCGACGCAGGTTCAAGTTCAGCGCAGTCCGCTGGCCCAGGAAACGCAGCAGTTCTTCCTGATACCCTCGCAGGAGCAAATGGAGGGCTCGGGCAGCACAGAGGAAGcgcccgaggaggaggaggagcagcagctggacaggCGACATTATTCACAGCAGGCAGAAGCGGCCGCCTCGTACATGCCCCGAGCAGAGGCACTGCACCAGGAACTGGATTCCTACCCGCTGCCCGAGCATGCGCCGCAAGTCAACTATtacggcggcagcagcagcagcagcagcggcagttcctcctcctccacagcACGCTCGGCCACAAAGCCAGTCGGAGCCCAGCCTGCTCAGTCGGCGGCGCAGGAGCAAGTCTGGACAAACTGCAACACGCTGGGCTGGTCCCGGCAGCGGGATCATCTGCAGCGTGTCCAGCTCAAAATCGGCGACATGGCGCCCTGCGAGAATGTGTCCATAGCCACGGTCAACTCCATGTGCATGGAGGCCACCTACCAGAAGTACGACTGCACG CAAGAGGAATACTCTGGCGCGCCTGTGCAATGCCTGATACCAGGCACCAATCAGTGGGCCCTCATTGGCGTCTCCTCCTGGCGCATCGCGTGCGGCCCCACTGGTGTGGAGCGCCCCCGCATGTACGACAAGATCGCCTCGAATGCAGCCTGGATACGTGAAACGGTAAATGCGGTATAG
- the LOC117889603 gene encoding uncharacterized protein LOC117889603 isoform X1 produces the protein MSDIYYCSNSQMKKSRDVDKTSSPGSQVHTHTNANAACNIAAATATATATAAAVAAADKKNNNNNCSNRNKDKSNLQTNGGGGGGKNWKGIVHSNPNPNGNGGNGSGTTALPTKVFHNTRCTRHHKPHHSHTNGGGAAAVAGAATNGLDLAREREREREREREREREREREREREREREREHHLHMHNHAHGLRRKSESVLSTDSDIRFTRRKLGDGQKCGCAVIAGFLIALLVAGAFVYVGYTYFRPEPLPDRVFRGRFMVLNDKWSMDLANQNSLRFQHKARDYRERINLTLRRSDLREAYEGSEILALDGSEDNNNIIVHFNMIFDPYAGLVSSGELLALFHEEMSDQQRRHFANMTVDVTSLSIKETTGLIEEPIMSSSPLGGHDETTEPVVTTTPAPPRRCVPLQLNYCRQLGYNVTTYPNLLGHASYEQVADDLIVFRELVDGECYREAYDFVCRLLQPPCDVHGTSVQPTPGHICREYCESFMAGCGSRLPPRFRQYFDCERFPESTGTQSCQQKPHCVSDMQSNVQSPRLCDGYADCPDLSDERSCAFCSPNALYCGRGRACVPRKARCDGKADCPDGADEKDCLSIAPLAADLLQPEPLVPYLSRFHAAGYAVFSEKGVVGKLCAEGLEGDAKLVVRQTVSESLCKSLGYESVEIFDVQNDTEQLTDYVRVLDPHAPEISFIRTHCPRRQVLYVGCGELRCGVQSALFNAKQHLSLPKMSAPGDWPWLVALFREDIHVCDGTLISQDWVLTTEGCFQGQPRATWMAIVGAVRLSAKAPWTQRRRIIGMIKSPVEGSTAALVRLETPVSLSDHVRPICLPDALQRRQLLTAPAVQRRAYVPVAERLEGQQPTQVQVQRSPLAQETQQFFLIPSQEQMEGSGSTEEAPEEEEEQQLDRRHYSQQAEAAASYMPRAEALHQELDSYPLPEHAPQVNYYGGSSSSSSGSSSSSTARSATKPVGAQPAQSAAQEQVWTNCNTLGWSRQRDHLQRVQLKIGDMAPCENVSIATVNSMCMEATYQKYDCTQEEYSGAPVQCLIPGTNQWALIGVSSWRIACGPTGVERPRMYDKIASNAAWIRETVNAV, from the exons ATGAAAAAGTCCCGCGATGTGGACAAAACGTCATCACCGGGGTCACAGGTACATACACATACCAATGCGAATGCTGCTTGCAATATAGCGGCAGCGACCGCGACCgcgacggcaacggcggctgccgtagcagcagcagataaaaagaacaacaacaacaattgcagcaaTCGCAACAAAGACAAATCCAATTTGCAGAcaaatggaggaggaggaggaggaaaaaatTGGAAG GGCATCGTCCACAGCAATCCAAATCCCAATGGCAATGGAGGAAATGGCAGTGGCACCACAGCCCTGCCCACGAAGGTCTTTCACAATACACGCTGTACGCGGCACCACAAGCCACATCACAGCCACACcaatggaggaggagcagcagcggtcGCTGGTGCCGCCACGAATGGCCTGGACCTGGCACGGGAACGCGAACGCgaacgggaacgggagcgcgagagggagagggagagagagcgcgaaagGGAACGTGAACGTGAACGCGAGCGGGAACACCATCTGCACATGCACAACCACGCCCATGGCCTGCGGCGCAAGTCCGAATCAGTTCTATCCACAGACTCTGACATCAGATTCACGCGACGCAAGCTGGGCGATGGCCAGAAGTGTGGCTGCGCTGTGATTGCCGGCTTCCTGATAGCGCTGCTCGTCGCTGGCGCGTTCGTCTATGTGGGAT ACACTTACTTCCGACCGGAACCATTGCCGGATCGCGTATTTCGTGGCCGCTTCATGGTGCTCAACGACAAGTGGAGCATGGACTTGGCCAATCAGAACTCGCTGCGTTTCCAGCACAAGGCCAGGGACTACAGGGAGCGCATCAATCTCACGCTCAGGCGCTCCGATTTGCGCGAGGCATACGAAGGCAGCGAGATCCTAGCGCTCGATGG cagcgaggataACAACAACATAATTGTGCACTTTAATATGATCTTTGATCCGTATGCGGGTCTGGTGAGCAGCGGCGAGCTGCTGGCGCTCTTCCATGAGGAAATGAGCGACCAGCAGCGTCGGCACTTTGCCAACATGACCGTGGATGTGACCAGCTTGAGCATCAAGGAGACCACCGGCCTCATTGAGGAGCCCATCATGTCCAGCTCGCCGCTGGGCGGGCACGATGAGACCACGGAGCCCGTGGTGACCACCACGCCAGCGCCACCGCGTCGCTgtgtgccgctgcagctgaacTACTGCCGCCAGTTGGGCTACAATGTGACAACATATCCGAATTTGCTGGGCCACGCCAGCTACGAGCAGGTGGCCGACGATTTGATTGTCTTCCGGGAGCTGGTCGACGGGGAATGCTACCGCGAGGCGTACGACTTTGTgtgccgcctgctgcagccgccgTGCGATGTGCACGGGACGAGTGTGCAGCCCACGCCGGGGCACATATGCCGCGAGTACTGCGAGTCGTTCATGGCCGGCTGCGGCAGTCGCTTGCCGCCACGCTTTCGCCAGTACTTTGACTGCGAACGCTTTCCCGAGTCCACGGGCACGCAGTCGTGCCAGCAGAAGCCCCACTGTGTCAGCGATATGCAGAGCAATGTGCAGAGTCCGCGCCTCTGCGATGGCTATGCGGACTGTCCGGATCTGTCCGATGAGCGCAGCTGCGCCTTCTGCTCCCCCAATGCGCTGTACTGCGGCAGGGGCCGGGCATGTGTGCCGCGCAAGGCGCGCTGCGATGGCAAGGCGGATTGTCCCGACGGTGCAGACGAGAAGGACTGCC TTTCCATTGCACCATTGGCCGCGGATTTGCTGCAGCCGGAGCCCCTGGTGCCGTATCTGTCCCGCTTCCATGCCGCCGGCTATGCCGTCTTCTCGGAGAAGGGCGTCGTGGGCAAGCTGTGCGCCGAGGGACTCGAGGGCGACGCCAAGCTGGTGGTGCGCCAAACAGTCTCCGAATCGCTATGCAAATCGCTGGGCTATGA GTCTGTGGAAATCTTTGACGTGCAGAACGACACCGAACAGCTGACGGATTATGTGCGAGTCCTGGACCCGCATGCGCCCGAGATTAGCTTCATTCGCACGCACTGTCCGCGGCGCCAAGTGCTTTATGTGGGCTGCGGCGAGCTGCGCTGCGGCGTCCAGTCGGCGCTCTTCAATGCCAAGCAGCATTTGTCGCTGCCCAAGATGTCGGCGCCGGGGGACTGGCCCTGGCTGGTGGCCCTCTTTCGTGAGGATATTCACGTGTGCGACGGCACACTCATCTCGCAGGACTGGGTGCTCACCACGGAGGGCTGCTTCCAGGGCCAGCCGCGGGCCACCTGGATGGCCATTGTGGGCGCGGTGCGGCTCTCGGCCAAGGCGCCGTGGACGCAGCGTCGTCGCATTATCGGCATGATCAAGAGTCCCGTGGAGGGGTCCACAGCGGCGCTGGTGCGGCTGGAGACGCCCGTCAGCCTCTCGGATCATGTGCGTCCCATTTGCCTGCCCGACGCACTGCAGCGGCGACAGCTGCTGACGGCGCCCGCGGTGCAGCGACGCGCCTATGTGCCAGTGGCCGAGCGGCTGGAGGGGCAACAGCCGACGCAGGTTCAAGTTCAGCGCAGTCCGCTGGCCCAGGAAACGCAGCAGTTCTTCCTGATACCCTCGCAGGAGCAAATGGAGGGCTCGGGCAGCACAGAGGAAGcgcccgaggaggaggaggagcagcagctggacaggCGACATTATTCACAGCAGGCAGAAGCGGCCGCCTCGTACATGCCCCGAGCAGAGGCACTGCACCAGGAACTGGATTCCTACCCGCTGCCCGAGCATGCGCCGCAAGTCAACTATtacggcggcagcagcagcagcagcagcggcagttcctcctcctccacagcACGCTCGGCCACAAAGCCAGTCGGAGCCCAGCCTGCTCAGTCGGCGGCGCAGGAGCAAGTCTGGACAAACTGCAACACGCTGGGCTGGTCCCGGCAGCGGGATCATCTGCAGCGTGTCCAGCTCAAAATCGGCGACATGGCGCCCTGCGAGAATGTGTCCATAGCCACGGTCAACTCCATGTGCATGGAGGCCACCTACCAGAAGTACGACTGCACG CAAGAGGAATACTCTGGCGCGCCTGTGCAATGCCTGATACCAGGCACCAATCAGTGGGCCCTCATTGGCGTCTCCTCCTGGCGCATCGCGTGCGGCCCCACTGGTGTGGAGCGCCCCCGCATGTACGACAAGATCGCCTCGAATGCAGCCTGGATACGTGAAACGGTAAATGCGGTATAG
- the LOC117889607 gene encoding uncharacterized protein LOC117889607: MSDIKSCLKVCFQGETSFIICEAGNSYEEVIVQAMARFGIPETQKEALLLTNGKGYIFEAQLLEYFLLLFPCPEITFHLRLSWQKLRRGLNSLSPAIKRKRHTEPATKLEQAQAKASAYQPEEYTPVAVYRQNCFLGSLPSSSSEAAPVRRQNCFLREQLPLQQQQQLQLQREAEIGARQEEPQAKRLRLDVCVKPKRSASIAPLPAMRSIRI; this comes from the exons ATGTCGGATATCAAGAGCTGCCTGAAGGTCTGCTTCCAGGGCGAGACGAGCTTCATAATCTGCGAGGCGGGCAACAGCTACGAGGAGGTCATAGTCCAAG CCATGGCCCGCTTTGGCATTCCGGAGACACAAAAGGAAGCCCTGCTGCTGACCAATGGCAAGGGCTACATCTTCGAGGCGCAACTCTTGGAatactttctgctgctcttccccTGCCCGGAGATCACCTTCCATTTGCGTCTGAGCTGGCAGAAGTTGCGTCGTGGCCTGAACAGCCTGAGCCCAGCCATAAAGCGGAAGCGTCACACAGAACCGGCGACGAAGCTGGAGCAGGCACAAGCGAAGGCTTCCGCCTACCAGCCGGAGGAATACACGCCAGTGGCTGTCTATCGGCAGAACTGTTTTCTCGGCTCAttgcccagctccagctctgagGCGGCTCCAGTGCGTCGTCAGAATTGTTTCCTAAGAGAacagctgccactgcagcagcagcagcaactgcaactgcagcggGAGGCGGAGATCGGCGCCAGACAGGAGGAGCCACAGGCCAAGCGGCTCCGTCTGGATGTCTGTGTCAAGCCCAAGCGAAGTGCATCCATTGCGCCGCTGCCTGCCATGCGCTCCATACGCATTTAG